One Malus sylvestris chromosome 14, drMalSylv7.2, whole genome shotgun sequence DNA segment encodes these proteins:
- the LOC126600376 gene encoding uncharacterized protein LOC126600376, with amino-acid sequence MPSVDGDVANLSRSPFTYEIEQKEPPWKFNLPHFTLFNGDEDPDRHLMHYQSVMALYTNNDALMCKIFATILKCKNFNELSLAFTKEYSSYHSIKKKSDHLFNMKKDQNESLRTYGKRFKMEKAKIVGWDNSIVCSTFRKGLSTDHPLFGELIMGENLSLTNYYALPRKDAEPTQKKANDKSLNNKSKPVDRRMDQSPANGGKVPKTYTKFSVTINQILRDLKDKPWFKSPPPVKDDTYKMDRTKYCIFHRGLGHITNDCTTWRRYLEQLVKEG; translated from the exons ATGCCCTCCGTAGATGGAGACGTGGCCAACCTGAGCAGGTCACCATTTACATACGAGATCGAGCAGAAGGAGCCACCGTGGAAGTTCAACCTGCCACATTTCACTTTGTTCAATGGAGATGAAGATCCGGATAGACACTTGATGCACTACCAAAGTGTCATGGCCCTCTACACCAACAATGAcgctctcatgtgcaagatcttTGCCACAATACTCAAATGCAAG AACTTCAACGAACTTTCCTTGGCTTTCACTAAGGAATATTCGTCCTACCATTCGATCAAAAAGAAATCTGACCACCTCTTCAACATGAAGAAGGACCAGAATGAGTCACTCCGCACTTACGGCAAAAGATTCAAGATGGAGAAGGCAAAGATTGTCGGATGGGATAACAGCATCGTATGCTCAACTTTCCGAAAGGGGCTCTCAACAGATCACCCGCTTTTCGGAGAATTGATTATGGGCGAAAACCTGTCCCTAACAAACTATtatgctttg CCGCGTAAAGACGCGGAACCGACTCAGAAGAAGGCAAACGATAAATCGCTCAATAACAAAAGCAAGCCAGTAGACAGACGCATGGACCAATCCCCAGCGAATGGAGGCAAAGTGCCCAAGACATACACCAAGTTCTCAGTCACAATCAACCAGATCCTCCGCGACCTCAAGGACAAGCCATGGTTTAAGTCACCGCCACCCGTAAAAGACGACACCTATAAGATGGACAGGACCAAATATTGCATATTCCACAGAGGTCTTGGGCATATAACCAACGACTGCACTACATGGAGGAGGTACCTTGAGCAGCTCGTGAAGGAAGGCTAG
- the LOC126600715 gene encoding uncharacterized protein LOC126600715: MPQVDLETLVSACAGGSMDRKIACETQADAATAGHDRPEEDADEPQVAPDLPPESFWLSKDAEYDWFDRNAFYERKDSTKGNSNASHSNSNSQRFSKNLKSKAAIIGLPKPQKHNYADQKNRRHSKAGNTRLFPKRTGSVGKSDAPMIEPSSPKVSCMGRVRSKRDRKRRFRNRHGSSAETSMEKSVKPVAERRKLGFFASFRAIFRHGGHREKSAKSPFAEDSPPRNSSVMSTSRARDRAAADDFDALSIDSTPRYSVESEPPGLGGMKRFVSGRRSEAWAGEVGVDVA, from the coding sequence ATGCCACAAGTCGATTTGGAAACCCTAGTTTCGGCGTGTGCGGGAGGCTCAATGGATCGGAAAATCGCCTGCGAGACGCAGGCTGACGCCGCCACTGCTGGACACGACCGGCCGGAAGAAGATGCCGATGAACCGCAAGTTGCGCCGGATTTACCGCCGGAATCCTTCTGGCTCTCGAAAGACGCAGAGTACGACTGGTTCGACCGCAACGCTTTCTACGAGCGCAAAGACTCCACCAAAGGAAACTCCAACGCGTCGCACTCGAATTCGAACTCACAGAGGTTTTCGAAGAACTTGAAGTCGAAGGCGGCGATCATCGGGCTTCCGAAGCCGCAGAAGCACAACTACGCCGACCAGAAGAACCGGCGGCACTCCAAGGCCGGAAACACGAGACTGTTCCCGAAACGGACTGGATCCGTCGGGAAATCGGACGCTCCGATGATCGAGCCATCGTCTCCTAAGGTCTCGTGTATGGGGAGGGTGAGATCGAAGAGGGATAGAAAGCGTCGGTTCAGGAATCGGCACGGATCGTCGGCCGAGACGTCCATGGAGAAGTCCGTTAAGCCGGTGGCGGAGAGACGAAAACTCGGTTTCTTTGCGAGTTTTCGGGCGATTTTTAGGCACGGAGGACACCGGGAGAAATCGGCGAAATCGCCGTTCGCGGAAGACTCGCCGCCGAGAAACAGCAGTGTGATGTCGACGTCGAGAGCTCGGGACAGGGCGGCGGCGGACGATTTCGACGCGCTGTCTATCGACTCGACGCCGAGATACAGCGTGGAGAGCGAACCGCCTGGTTTGGGCGGCATGAAGAGGTTCGTTTCGGGTCGGAGGTCCGAGGCGTGGGCGGGCGAAGTCGGTGTCGACGTTGCGTAA
- the LOC126600713 gene encoding uncharacterized protein LOC126600713, with product MAKALNLINHAIFPPFSSPTTAIPRRNFCIVRASTESSETPQTSASVQTKPEPSSPPVTFAPPPNFKPPEPKRFGVRPDKVWDILGASLALFFRLGTGVFVSGYSFSFVPKDDIPADQYALEYNDSKVKETSKVGPRPVKPIEIYEFEGCPFCRKVREIVAVLDLDVLFYPCPKGGPNFRRKVVEMGGKQQFPYMVDPNTGVSMYESDDIIKYLVGKYGDGTVPLALSLGLLTTLTAGFALIGRSGKGSTYSPSKLPPKPLVVWAYEGSPFCKIAREVLVELELPHIYRSCARGSPKRQILFDKTGRFQAPYLEDPNTGVEMFESAEIAEYLRATYALQ from the exons ATGGCCAAAGCTCTAAACTTAATTAACCATGCAATTTTCCCGCCTTTTTCATCCCCTACAACTGCAATACCCAGGAGGAATTTCTGCATTGTTAGAGCTTCAACAGAGTCCTCTGAGACCCCCCAAACTTCAGCTTCTGTTCAAACCAAACCAGAACCTTCATCGCCGCCGGTAACATTTGCTCCTCCGCCCAATTTCAAGCCGCCGGAGCCAAAGCGGTTCGGTGTCAGGCCTGATAAAGTTTGGGACATCTTGGGGGCTTCTCTTGCCTTGTTCTTCCGGTTGGGGACTGGCGTTTTCGTTTCTGG GTATTCTTTCTCTTTCGTTCCGAAAGATGATATTCCTGCGGACCAGTATGCTCTCGAGTACAATG ATTCTAAGGTCAAAGAGACTTCGAAAGTAGGCCCTCGCCCGGTGAAGCCTATTGAGATATATGAGTTTGAAGG CTGCCCATTCTGCCGTAAG GTTAGGGAAATCGTTGCAGTATTGGACCTCGATGTTCTATTTTATCCTTGCCCGAAAGGTGGTCCAAATTTTCGTCGCAAGGTTGTTGAGATGGGCGGAAAACAGCAGTTCCCTTACATG GTGGATCCGAACACTGGAGTTTCAATGTATGAATCCGATGACATAATCAAGTACTTGGTTGGGAAGTATG GTGATGGAACTGTTCCTCTTGCACTGTCACTTGGTTTATTAACG ACTTTGACTGCAGGCTTTGCTTTGATTGGTCGTTCGGGAAAG GGTTCTACCTATTCTCCATCAAAACTACCACCCAAACCACTTGTAGTCTGGGCATATGAG GGATCGCCTTTCTGCAAAATTGCGCGTGAAGTACTTGTTGAGTTAGAACTGCCTCACATATATCGCAG CTGTGCTCGTGGCAGTCCAAAACGACAAATACTGTTTGACAAAACCGGACGTTTTCAG GCTCCTTACTTAGAAGATCCAAATACGGGGGTGGAAATGTTCGAAAGTGCAGAAATTGCAGAATATCTAAGAGCAACGTATGCTCTGCAGTAA